The window TCGCGGCCGGCACCGTGCGGACGACCGCCGAGGTGCTCCGGCTGCTGGCCACCGACGGCCTCCCCAAGGGCGACGCCCTCGCCACCGCCCGCATCGCCGGGATCATGGGCGCCAAGCGGGTGCCCGAGCTGATCCCGCTGTGCCACCAGATCGCGCTGTCCGGGGTCAAGGTCGAGTTCACCCTCGGCGAGGCCGAGGTCGGCATCCGGGCGACGGCGAAGACCACCGACGTCACCGGCGTCGAGATGGAGGCGCTGACCGCGGTCGCCGTGGCCGGGCTGACGCTGCACGACATGATCAAGGCCGTCGACCCGGCGGCGACGCTGGACGACGTCCGCCTGCTCCGCAAGGACGGCGGCAAGACCGGGACCTGGGAGCGGCCGTGAAGCGCACCGCACGCGTGATCGTGGCGTCCAACCGCGCCGCGAAGGGCGTCTACGAGGACAAGACCGGCCCGGTGATCGTCGCCTGGCTGGCCGGACGCGGGTACGACGTGCCCGCTCCGGTCGTCGTCGAGGACGGCGACCCGGTGGGGGTCGCGTTGCGGGCCGCGCTGGCCGACGACGTCGCCGTGGTGCTCACCACGGGAGGCACCGGCATCTCGCCGACCGACCGCACTCCGGACGTCACCCGCGCGCTCCTGGACCACGAGCTGCCGGGCGTCGCGGACGCCATCCGCGCGGCCGGGCTCCCCAAGGTGCCCACAGCGGTCCTCTCGCGCGGTCTGGCGGGGGTGGCGGGGAGGACCCTCGTGGTGAACCTCCCGGGCTCCAGCGGCGGCGTGAAGGACGGTTTGGGGGTGCTCGAGGGCATCCTGGACCACGCGGTCGACCAGCTGGCCGGTGTCGACCACCCGCGTCCCGCCGCCGCGGCGCCTTCCGTGCGCGTCGCGCGGGCGCTGGTGACCGAGGAGGCGCTGTCGGTCGAGGAGCACGCGCGGCTCGTGGAGGACGACGCCGCCGGCGCGGTGGTGACGTTCGCCGGGGTGGTCCGCGACCACGACGGCGGCAAGGGCGTGCGCGACCTGACGTACGAGGGCCACCCGAGCGCGGGTGACGTGATCGCCGAGGTCGTGGCCGAGTTGTCGGCCCGCTGGACCGGCGTCCGGGCGGTGGCGGTGAGCCACCGCGTCGGCCACCTGGCGATCGGAGACGTGGCGCTGGCGTGCGCGGTGGCGGCGGAGCACCGCGGCCAGGCGTTCTCGGCGTGCTCGGACCTGGTGGACGAGGTCAAGGCGCGGCTGCCGGTCTGGAAGCACCAGCACTTCACCGACGGCACGGACCAGTGGGTCAACTCACCGTGACCCGCGAACGCGCGAGCCCTCCACCGCCCGGGGGATTGGCGGTGGAGGGCTCGTGTGTCACGGCGTGGAGCCGGACTTGCGCATCACTGCGCGATCGTCACTTGGTGGCGATCTTCTGGCCGACGAGGATCAGGTCCGCGTTCGGGATGTACTTCGCGTTCAGGTCCTGCAGCTTCTTGTAGCCGCCATCGACGTTGAACTGCTTGGCGATCTTCGACAGCGTGTCGCCCGCCACGACGGTGTAGTCACCGGCCGGGTTGGAGCTGGCCACACCGGTCGCCGCCGGGGCCGCCGCCGTCTTCGGGGCGGTCGTGGTCTTCTTCGGGGTCGACTGCTTGGCGGTCGTCTTGTGGGTGGCCTTCGGGGCCGACGAGCCGCCGCCCTTCCCACCACAGACCGGCCACGCGCCGATGCCCTGACCCTGCAGGACACGCTCGGCCACGGCGATCTGCTGCTCGCGGGACGCGCCCTGCGGGCTGCCGGTGCCGCCGTAGGCCTTCCAGGTGCTCTGCGTGAACTGCAGGCCGCCGTAGTAGCCGTTGCCGGTGCTGGTGCTCCAGTTGCCGCCGCTCTCGCACTGCGCGATGGCGTCCCAGTTGGTCGCCGACGCGGGGGTCGCGGCGATGGCGAGGGGAGCGCCGACCGCAATGCCCGCGATGGCGACGCGAGCGACGGTGCGGGTGGCAGCGGACATCTTGCGGTGCTTGCCTCGGTAAGACATCTGAATGCATCTCGGTTTCCCAGCGCCTACGAACCTGTGCTGAGGGTCAGGATCGGGGTCCTGGCACCGGCCGTCTCAGACCGGCAGACGAGTCCGACGCACGGCGCGTCTTCGTCGTCCCCTCGTCCCTGTCCGGAAATGCTTTCGCTCGGGGTATGGGTCCGGGGATCCGTTGGACAGGGCTAGGCGCTACGGATTCCCGGTCGTGCTGGTTGGTCGGGGCCAACCGAAAAGCGACGGTACGTAACGACGGCCGTGATCGGAAATTATTCGGGGCGTGACCTACGTCACAGTAACAGCACGCAACCTCCGTCGATACGGCTGTTTGTGCAGGTCAGCGGGCCGTTATCTGCCCGTTTCCTTGCCGAGATAAAACACGGATCGTGAGGCTTGCATCACGTGTTTTGCGCAGCGAATGGACCATTCGCGTCGCCTCGCCGGCGATTGAAGCGCGCATCTTATGACTGACCGCGGGAGTGCGCCAGACTTGACAACTCTGCCCCGTGTGCCCCTTGAGTCACAGCAGTCCCACCTCTTCGGAGGGTTTGAAGTCATCCCCGGAGCGGCTCCGGCCGGCGCCGGTCCCCAGGTGGGCTGACGCACCGCGACGGACCAGGTGAAACACGTCACCGGATGGCGTTGCGGCAGGGCGCGATCAGCTTCTCGCGAACACCCGGATCCGGTGACGCGCCACGCCGGGCGCGCTCAAGGACGTCGCCGAGCGGTCGACGGCCGTACTCGAACGGCAGCCCGCGTATAGAGAGGACGAACTCGTCCCCAGACGGACGGCCCGCCTGATCACGCGTGTCGGCCCTTCGGACACGGCCGCGGGGCGGTCAGCCGCCGGCGAAGGGCGGGAGGACGTCCAGCTCGGCGCCGTCCCGGAGGGGGCGGGTGAGGTCCCGCACCGCGATGCCGTCGAGCAGGTAGCTGGCCGCGTCCAGGACGCGCGGCAGCGCGGCCGGGTGGAGCTCGCGCAGCTCGGCCACGGCGTCGCCGACCGACGCGCCGGACGGCAGCTGCACCTTCTCCTCTTCCGCGCCCGCCGCCGCGCGCGCCGAGGCGAAGTACCGCACCACGATGGTCCAGGTGGTCATCTCAGCCGCCGATCGCGCTCATCGGCCGGATCGGCTGCGCGAACCCGGCGTCGTTGATCTCGTGTCCCGCGAGCTTGGCCCACATCGTCGCGCGCCAGGCGTCGGCAATCTCTTCATCGCGCGCGCCCGCGCGCGCGAGAGAGCGCAGGTCCGTCTCGTCGTTGCTGAAGAGGCAGGAGCGCACCGCGCCGTCGGCGGTCAGCCGCGTCCGCTCGCAGGCGGCGCAGAACGGCCGGGTCACCGACGCGATCACGCCGACGTCGCCGGGGCCGCCGTCGACCAGCCAGCGCTCGGCCGGCGCGCCGCCCCGCGCCACCGGGAACGGCGAGAGGGTGAACGAGGCGCCCAGCATCTCGAGGATCTCGGCCGCGGTGATCATCTCGCCGCGGTTCCAGCCGTGCTGGGCGTCCAGCGGCATCTGCTCGATGAACCGCAGGTGGTAGCCCTCGGCGAGGCAGAACTGCAGCAGCGGCACGGCTTCGGCCTCGTTGAGCCCGCGGATCAGCACGGCGTTGACCTTCACCGGCGTCATCCCGGCGTCCCGGGCCGCGGCCAGCCCGGCCACGACGTGCGAGAGCCGGTCGCGGCGGGTGATCTTGACGAACGTGCCGGGGTCGACGGTGTCGAGCGAGACGTTGATCCGGTTCAGCCCCGCCGCCGCGAGCCCGGCCGCACGCTTGGCGAGGCCGATGCCGTTGGTGGTCATCGACAGCCGGGGCCGCGGCTCCAGGGCCGTGATCCGCGCCACGATGTCCTCGAGGCCGGCCCGCAGCAGCGGCTCGCCGCCGGTGAGCCGGATGTCGGTGACGCCGAGCCGCTCGACGGCGATCCGCACGAGCCGGACCAGTTCGTCGTCGGTCAGCACCTGCTCGCCCGGCATCCAGTCGAGGCCCTCGGCGGGCATGCAGTAGGTGCAGCGCAGGTTGCACCGATCCGTCAGGGAAACCCGGAGATCGGTGGCCACCCGGCCGAAGGTGTCGATGAGCCGGGGGTTCTCGGGTCTGGGCACGCGAGAGGAACCTCGTGTGCCGGGGACGCGAGGAAACCCGAGATCCACTGCCGTCATTGCGCACAGCCTAACTCTGGAACGCGCGAAGTGAGCTGATCGCTAGGATACTTTGCGGAGTGAGTGGCTCAGTGGCCGAGCGACCCGGTCGGCACACCGGGAGAAGGACGCGTGATGTCGAGCACGACGGAAAACACTTACCCGGTCTCCGAAGCGGAACTCTTCCGCTTCGCGGAATTGGGCCGGGCGGGCAGCACGCTCACCGTCCTCCGGCACGCCAGGATCGCCGAGAAGATGGGCCTCTCCGGCACCGACCACAAGACGTTCGACCTGGTCATCCAGTCGGGCGGACCGTTGACCGCAGGCCGGATCGCCGACCTGACGGGGCTGTCCACCGGCGCGGTGACCGGCGTCATCGACCGGCTGGAGAAGGTCGGGCTGGTGCGCCGCGTACGCGATCCCGAAGACCGCCGCAAGGTCCTCGTCGAGGTCGTGCCGGGGGCCGCGGAGCGCTTCGCGCCGCTCTTCCAGTCGGCCTTCGATGCCCTTCGTGAGACGCTGGCACAGTTCTCACCGGCCGAGCGAAAAGCCATCGAGCGTTATCAGAACGTCATGCTCGAACAGCTTCGCGCCGAGATCTCGCACAATTCACGCCCCGCGTAGCTTTTCCTCAACTGCGGAGATAATGTCTGCGCCATGCCGCAATTTCGGTTGTCCGAGGCCGCGCGCCTGCTCGGCGTCAGCGACGACACCGTCCGGAGGTGGGTGCGCGCGGGGCAGCTGACCGCGACCGACGACGCCGCCGGCCGCAAGGTCGTCGACGGCGCCCAGCTGGCGGGGTTCGCCCGGGCACAGGCCTCCGGCCCCGAGGACCCCTCCGCCGTCGGCCGCTCCGCCCGCAACAGGTTCGTCGGGCTGGTCACCGAGGTCGTCGCCGACAAGGTGATGGCGCAGGTGGAAATGCAGTGCGGGACCCACCGGGTGGTGTCCCTGATGAGTACGGAAGCCGTCCGCGAGCTGGGCCTGCGCCCCGGGGTGCTCGCGGTCGCGGTGGTCAAGGCGACCACTGTCGTGGTGGAAACACCGGAAGGAAGTCGATGAAGAACCTCGCTTTTCGGGGGTCCGGGGCGAAGCCCCGGTTGTCACAGCTCGCTCTCGCCGTCGCGGCCGTCGCCCTGTTCGCGGGCGCGTGCAGCAGCTCGGACCAGCCCAGCACGCAGACGACCGGCGGGTCGTCGGTCACCGCGCCCGCGCCGAAGGGCACCGGTGACACCGGCGGCTCGCTGACCGTGTTCGCCGCTGCGTCCCTCACCGAGTCGTTCACCGCGCTCGGCAAGGAGTTCGAGGCCCAGCACCCGGGCGTCAGCGTGAAGTTCAGCTTCCAGGGCTCGTCCACCCTGGTCCAGCAGCTGACCAACGGCGCGAAGGCCGACGTCTTCGCTTCCGCAGACCAGGCCAACATGGACAAAGCGGTCCAGGGCGGCGTGATCGACGGGCAGCCGACGGTCTTCGCCACCAACAAGCTCGCCATCGCCGTCGCGCCCGGCAATCCCAAGGGCATCAAGTCCTTCGCGGACCTGAACAAGGCGGGCCTGACCGTGGTCACCTGCGCGCCGCAGGTGCCGTGCGGGTCGGCGACCAAGAAGGTCGAGACGGCGACCGGCGTCACGCTCAAGCCGAAGAGCGAAGAGAGCGACGTCAAGCAGGTCCTGAACAAGGTCGCCTCCGGGGACGCCGACGCGGGGCTGGTCTACGTCACCGACGCCACCTCGGCCGCGGGCAAGGTCGACAAGGTCGACTTCCCCGAGGCGAGCGGGGCGATCAACAGCTACCCGATCGCCGTGGTCAAGGGCGGGCAGAGCGCGCTGGCCAAGGAGTTCGACGACTTCGTCCTCGGCACCGAGGGCAAGACCGAGCTGACCAAGGTCGGGTTCGGCCCTGCGCAGTAAGCGTCTCTCGAGCGGCCGGCCGGGATCCGTCCCGGCCGGCCGTTCGCGCGTCCCGTGGGTGCTCGCCATCCCCGCCACGCTGGCGCTCGCGCTCGT of the Amycolatopsis sp. NBC_01488 genome contains:
- a CDS encoding MarR family winged helix-turn-helix transcriptional regulator; its protein translation is MSSTTENTYPVSEAELFRFAELGRAGSTLTVLRHARIAEKMGLSGTDHKTFDLVIQSGGPLTAGRIADLTGLSTGAVTGVIDRLEKVGLVRRVRDPEDRRKVLVEVVPGAAERFAPLFQSAFDALRETLAQFSPAERKAIERYQNVMLEQLRAEISHNSRPA
- a CDS encoding MoaD/ThiS family protein; protein product: MTTWTIVVRYFASARAAAGAEEEKVQLPSGASVGDAVAELRELHPAALPRVLDAASYLLDGIAVRDLTRPLRDGAELDVLPPFAGG
- a CDS encoding molybdenum cofactor biosynthesis protein MoaE; the encoded protein is MKRTARVIVASNRAAKGVYEDKTGPVIVAWLAGRGYDVPAPVVVEDGDPVGVALRAALADDVAVVLTTGGTGISPTDRTPDVTRALLDHELPGVADAIRAAGLPKVPTAVLSRGLAGVAGRTLVVNLPGSSGGVKDGLGVLEGILDHAVDQLAGVDHPRPAAAAPSVRVARALVTEEALSVEEHARLVEDDAAGAVVTFAGVVRDHDGGKGVRDLTYEGHPSAGDVIAEVVAELSARWTGVRAVAVSHRVGHLAIGDVALACAVAAEHRGQAFSACSDLVDEVKARLPVWKHQHFTDGTDQWVNSP
- the moaC gene encoding cyclic pyranopterin monophosphate synthase MoaC — its product is MSELSHVDETGAARMVDVSGKTATARTALAAGTVRTTAEVLRLLATDGLPKGDALATARIAGIMGAKRVPELIPLCHQIALSGVKVEFTLGEAEVGIRATAKTTDVTGVEMEALTAVAVAGLTLHDMIKAVDPAATLDDVRLLRKDGGKTGTWERP
- a CDS encoding transglycosylase family protein; protein product: MSYRGKHRKMSAATRTVARVAIAGIAVGAPLAIAATPASATNWDAIAQCESGGNWSTSTGNGYYGGLQFTQSTWKAYGGTGSPQGASREQQIAVAERVLQGQGIGAWPVCGGKGGGSSAPKATHKTTAKQSTPKKTTTAPKTAAAPAATGVASSNPAGDYTVVAGDTLSKIAKQFNVDGGYKKLQDLNAKYIPNADLILVGQKIATK
- a CDS encoding TOBE domain-containing protein, translated to MPQFRLSEAARLLGVSDDTVRRWVRAGQLTATDDAAGRKVVDGAQLAGFARAQASGPEDPSAVGRSARNRFVGLVTEVVADKVMAQVEMQCGTHRVVSLMSTEAVRELGLRPGVLAVAVVKATTVVVETPEGSR
- the moaA gene encoding GTP 3',8-cyclase MoaA, giving the protein MPRPENPRLIDTFGRVATDLRVSLTDRCNLRCTYCMPAEGLDWMPGEQVLTDDELVRLVRIAVERLGVTDIRLTGGEPLLRAGLEDIVARITALEPRPRLSMTTNGIGLAKRAAGLAAAGLNRINVSLDTVDPGTFVKITRRDRLSHVVAGLAAARDAGMTPVKVNAVLIRGLNEAEAVPLLQFCLAEGYHLRFIEQMPLDAQHGWNRGEMITAAEILEMLGASFTLSPFPVARGGAPAERWLVDGGPGDVGVIASVTRPFCAACERTRLTADGAVRSCLFSNDETDLRSLARAGARDEEIADAWRATMWAKLAGHEINDAGFAQPIRPMSAIGG
- the modA gene encoding molybdate ABC transporter substrate-binding protein, with protein sequence MSQLALAVAAVALFAGACSSSDQPSTQTTGGSSVTAPAPKGTGDTGGSLTVFAAASLTESFTALGKEFEAQHPGVSVKFSFQGSSTLVQQLTNGAKADVFASADQANMDKAVQGGVIDGQPTVFATNKLAIAVAPGNPKGIKSFADLNKAGLTVVTCAPQVPCGSATKKVETATGVTLKPKSEESDVKQVLNKVASGDADAGLVYVTDATSAAGKVDKVDFPEASGAINSYPIAVVKGGQSALAKEFDDFVLGTEGKTELTKVGFGPAQ